The proteins below come from a single Mauremys reevesii isolate NIE-2019 linkage group 6, ASM1616193v1, whole genome shotgun sequence genomic window:
- the KCNV2 gene encoding potassium voltage-gated channel subfamily V member 2, whose product MLKFNQRRPFPFSDCKGRKGAATSIVPPETNAGEEKEIMRSQMKSGVSATATWASQAVLPVGTEGNYHYYVDEEEEEEEEDERQQQNSSQEGSKFSTPFPNPPAFSSRAAASASSMLNINVGGKSYRLTYQAVAIYPKTRLGRLATSTDRSRQLGLCDDYAVQGDEYFFDRDPTVFQLVYNFYASGVLRVRDEQCPLSFLEELSYWGVRLKYTPRCCRICFEERRDELSEQLKVQRELRAQAESQESEQLFHHMRYYGPQRWRLWNLMEKPFSSVSAKAMGVASSLFVLISVVALALNTVEEMQQVDRKSGESRPMLEHVETLCIAFFTLEYLLRLVSTPDLRRFASSPLNAVDLIAILPLYLQLLLECFADDDQPRGRGSQHEHDIEKVGRVSKVGQVLRIMRLMRIFRILKLARHSTGLRAFGFTLRQCYQQVGCLLLFIAMGIFAFSAMVYSVEHDVSSTNFTSIPHAWWWAAVSKCIALCQVSISTVGYGDMCPETHLGCLFAFLCIAFGIILNGMPISILYNKFSDYYSKLKAYEYTAVRKERGKINFTRRARKKMSECYGEGPTHYLPRPRYN is encoded by the exons ATGTTGAAGTTTAACCAAAGGAGACCGTTCCCATTCTCAGACTGTAAAGGAAGGAAAGGAGCTGCAACAAGTATTGTTCCCCCAGAAACCAATgcaggagaggagaaagaaataaTGCGCTCTCAGATGAAGAGTGGGGTTTCTGCTACTGCTACATGGGCCTCTCAGGCTGTGCTGCCTGTGGGAACTGAGGGGAACTACCACTATTatgtggatgaggaggaggaagaagaggaggaagatgaaAGGCAGCAGCAAAATTCCTCTCAGGAGGGAAGCAAGTTCTCGACACCCTTTCCCAACCCCCCTGCCTTCTCCTCCAGAGCAGCAGCATCTGCTTCTTCCATGCTGAACATAAATGTAGGTGGCAAAAGTTACCGCCTCACCTACCAGGCAGTGGCCATCTACCCCAAGACCCGTCTGGGCCGCTTGGCCACTTCCACCGATCGCAGTCGCCAGCTGGGTCTGTGCGATGACTATGCCGTTCAGGGGGATGAGTACTTCTTTGATCGGGACCCCACTGTCTTCCAGCTGGTCTACAACTTCTACGCCTCTGGAGTGCTGCGGGTGCGAGATGAGCAGTGCCCACTCAGcttcctggaggagctgagctACTGGGGGGTGCGGCTCAAATATACGCCACGCTGCTGCCGCATCTGCTTCGAGGAGCGGCGTGATGAGCTGAGCGAGCAGCTGAAGGTTCAGCGGGAACTGCGTGCTCAAGCAGAGTCCCAGGAGAGTGAGCAGCTCTTCCACCACATGCGCTACTATGGCCCTCAGCGCTGGCGCCTCTGGAACCTAATGGAGAAGCCCTTCTCCTCTGTCAGCGCCAAGGCTATGGGGGTGGCTTCCAGCCTTTTTGTACTCATCTCTGTGGTGGCACTGGCTCTCAACACCgtggaggagatgcagcaggtGGACAGGAAAAGCGGAGAGAGTCGCCCTATGCTGGAGCACGTTGAGACACTGTGCATCGCCTTCTTCACCCTGGAGTATCTGCTGCGGCTGGTCTCCACCCCAGACCTGCGCCGCTTCGCGAGCAGCCCCCTCAATGCCGTGGATCTCATTGCCATCCTCCCACTTtacctccagctgctgctggagtgcTTTGCCGATGACGATCAGCCTCGGGGCCGGGGCTCTCAGCACGAGCATGACATTGAGAAGGTGGGACGGGTGAGCAAAGTAGGACAAGTGCTGCGCATCATGCGCCTGATGCGGATCTTCCGCATCCTCAAGCTTGCCCGGCACTCCACAGGCCTGCGCGCCTTCGGCTTTACCCTGCGCCAGTGCTACCAACAGGTGGGCTGCCTCTTGCTCTTCATTGCCATGGGCATCTTCGCCTTCTCCGCCATGGTCTACTCTGTGGAGCACGACGTCTCCAGCACCAACTTCACCAGCATCCCCCATGCTTGGTGGTGGGCTGCTGTAAGTAAATGCATTGCACTTTGCCAG GTCAGCATCTCTACAGTGGGCTATGGTGACATGTGTCCAGAAACTCACCTCGGGTGCCTGTTTGCTTTCCTCTGCATTGCTTTTGGAATAATTCTGAATGGAATGCCCATCTCCATCCTCTACAATAAATTCTCAGACTATTACAGCAAACTGAAGGCCTATGAATATACAGCTGTAAGGAAGGAAAGAGGCAAGATTAACTTTACACGAAGAGCCAGGAAGAAAATGTCCGAGTGCTATGGAGAAGGCCCAACCCATTATTTACCAAGGCCTAGATACAATTAA